One Siniperca chuatsi isolate FFG_IHB_CAS linkage group LG5, ASM2008510v1, whole genome shotgun sequence DNA window includes the following coding sequences:
- the LOC122876793 gene encoding ras-related protein Rab-14-like: MTAAPYNYSYIFKYIIIGDMGVGKSCLLHQFTEKKFMADCPHTIGVEFGTRIMEVHGQKVKLQIWDTAGQERFRAVTRSYYRGAAGALMVYDITRRSTYNHLSSWLTDARNLTNPNTVIILIGNKADLEAQRDVTYEEAKQFAEENGLLFLEASAKTGENVEEAFLEAAKRIYQNIQDGSLDLNAAESGVQHKPSAPQGGRLNADSQPAKEGCSC, from the exons GTGATATGGGAGTAGGGAAGTCTTGTCTGCTGCACCAGTTCACAGAGAAAAAAT tcaTGGCGGACTGTCCTCACACCATCGGGGTGGAGTTCGGGACGAGGATCATGGAGGTCCACGGTCAGAAGGTGAAGCTGCAGATCTGGGACACGGCCGGTCAGGAGCGCTTCAGGGCCGTCACCAGGTCCTATTACAGAGGGGCCGCCGGGGCCCTCATGGTGTACGACATCACCAG gaGAAGTACTTATAATCACCTGAGCAGCTGGTTGACAGATGCCAGGAATCTGACCAACCCGAACACA gtgatCATTCTGATTGGTAACAAGGCCGACCTGGAGGCTCAGAGAGACGTGACGTATGAGGAGGCCAAACAGTTCGCTGAAGAAAATG GTTTGCTGTTTCTCGAGGCCAGCGCTAAGAC AGGGGAGAACGTGGAGGAGGCCTTCCTGGAAGCGGCAAAGAGGATTTACCAGAACATCCAAGATGGCAGTCTGGACCTGAACGCTGCAGAGTCAGGAGTCCAGCACAAACCGTCTGCGCCGCAGGGAGGCCGCCTCAACGCCGATAGCCAGCCCGCCAAAGAAGGCTGCAGCTGCTAA